The Leucobacter chromiiresistens genome has a window encoding:
- a CDS encoding DUF3237 domain-containing protein — MTAPLMTPDFEYCFELRVAVDDAFPIGGSTPEEGLHFAPITGGTFAGPRLQGRILPGGGDWWNGRGLTVRLDARYVIEAELGDGATAAIDVVNRGYWRTDEAGIARLEAGDELDERELYYRTAFVFQTEHPALEWLTASQFIGYARPEPGHVVIRVFRLV, encoded by the coding sequence ATGACCGCACCTCTCATGACCCCCGACTTCGAGTACTGCTTCGAACTGCGCGTCGCCGTCGACGACGCCTTTCCGATCGGCGGCTCGACGCCCGAGGAGGGCCTGCACTTCGCGCCGATCACGGGCGGTACCTTCGCGGGGCCGCGGCTGCAGGGTCGGATCCTGCCGGGCGGAGGGGACTGGTGGAACGGCCGGGGCCTCACCGTGCGCCTCGACGCGCGCTACGTCATCGAGGCGGAGCTCGGCGACGGCGCCACCGCCGCGATCGACGTGGTCAATCGCGGTTACTGGCGCACCGACGAGGCCGGGATCGCCCGGCTCGAGGCGGGCGACGAGCTCGACGAGCGCGAGCTCTACTACCGCACCGCCTTCGTCTTCCAGACCGAGCACCCCGCACTCGAGTGGCTGACCGCCTCGCAGTTCATCGGCTACGCGAGGCCCGAACCGGGGCACGTGGTCATCCGCGTGTTCCGGCTCGTCTAG
- a CDS encoding thiamine pyrophosphate-binding protein: MSDTTLVRALATALAPHSRVAFGLMGNGNAHLIEQLGDLGVRYVAVRHEAGTVAAADAYTRVSGGLAIATTTYGAGFTNALTALAEAAQARTPMLVVVGDAPSTGPRPWDVDQEMLAAALGIRTHTLSVTNIARTVERATAYALRVRRPVVLAIPYDLVNTPIADAEGDVSGDAGAPSSRGVDLSDPSVLAALSASVSGAEPAPQPERSGTVSAMDPSSTAAPHARPADHQIELAVDALLEAERPLVIAGHGAHLSGSVVELGRIAAVLGAPTATTALGRGIFPDHDFDLGVTGGFGQRRAMEVIESADVVLVVGASLNQFTMRFGDLFGAGTTVIRVDAEQVAAPKTNRPITHQLLQGDARDVLQRLTAGIIAVRENAEGAEGSAGAEGGATGWRTTIAGLEPGGALRERTTGVPGGVCPDGRLDPRTVAARIGELLPAERHVTTDGGHFLGWANMYWPVASPERMIMVGTAYQTIGLGFSTVAGVAAAVPGTTTVLSTGDGGGLMALADLETAIRSASSCIIVVWNDGAYGAEVHLYGEMGLDQEPMLIPEVDFAGVAAALGATGVRVRSLRDLDALRTWTEAGAYGTILLDCRVSRSVVAEYQREIQRVNGLDVPADAE, translated from the coding sequence ATGTCTGACACGACTCTGGTGCGCGCGCTCGCCACCGCTCTCGCTCCCCACTCCCGCGTGGCGTTCGGCCTGATGGGCAACGGCAACGCCCATCTCATCGAGCAACTCGGAGACCTCGGCGTGCGCTACGTCGCTGTGCGCCACGAAGCCGGCACCGTGGCCGCAGCCGACGCCTACACGCGCGTGAGCGGAGGGCTCGCGATCGCCACCACCACGTACGGCGCCGGCTTCACGAACGCGCTCACCGCTCTCGCCGAGGCCGCGCAGGCCCGCACGCCCATGCTCGTCGTCGTCGGCGACGCTCCGAGCACGGGGCCGCGGCCCTGGGACGTCGACCAGGAGATGCTCGCCGCCGCGCTCGGCATCCGCACGCACACGCTGTCGGTCACGAACATCGCGCGCACGGTCGAGCGCGCGACGGCGTACGCGCTCCGCGTGCGGCGGCCCGTCGTGCTCGCGATCCCCTACGACCTCGTGAACACGCCGATCGCAGATGCCGAGGGCGACGTATCCGGCGATGCCGGCGCACCGAGTTCGCGCGGCGTCGATCTCTCCGACCCGTCGGTGCTCGCAGCACTCTCCGCCTCGGTGTCGGGCGCCGAACCCGCGCCGCAACCGGAGCGCAGCGGCACGGTCTCGGCTATGGATCCGTCGTCCACCGCAGCGCCGCACGCCCGCCCTGCCGACCATCAGATCGAGCTCGCCGTCGACGCCCTGCTCGAGGCCGAGCGCCCGCTCGTCATCGCCGGGCACGGCGCTCACCTCTCGGGGTCCGTCGTCGAGCTCGGCCGGATCGCCGCCGTGCTCGGTGCACCGACCGCCACGACGGCGCTCGGCCGAGGCATCTTCCCGGACCATGACTTCGACCTGGGAGTCACCGGCGGCTTCGGCCAGCGCCGAGCCATGGAGGTGATCGAGTCGGCCGACGTCGTGCTCGTCGTCGGAGCGAGCCTCAACCAGTTCACCATGCGCTTCGGCGACCTCTTCGGCGCGGGCACGACGGTGATCCGCGTGGACGCGGAGCAGGTCGCCGCTCCCAAGACGAATCGCCCCATCACGCACCAGCTGCTGCAGGGCGACGCCCGCGACGTGCTGCAGCGGCTGACCGCCGGAATCATCGCCGTGCGCGAGAATGCCGAGGGGGCCGAGGGTTCCGCAGGGGCCGAGGGGGGCGCGACGGGGTGGCGCACGACGATCGCGGGGCTCGAACCCGGTGGAGCGCTGCGGGAGCGGACCACCGGCGTTCCGGGCGGCGTGTGCCCGGACGGCAGGCTCGATCCTCGCACCGTGGCCGCGCGCATCGGCGAGCTCCTCCCCGCCGAACGTCACGTGACGACCGACGGAGGCCACTTCCTCGGCTGGGCGAACATGTACTGGCCCGTCGCATCGCCCGAGCGCATGATCATGGTCGGCACTGCCTATCAGACGATCGGCCTCGGTTTCTCGACGGTGGCCGGCGTCGCCGCAGCCGTTCCGGGCACGACGACCGTGCTCAGCACGGGCGATGGCGGCGGGCTCATGGCGCTCGCCGACCTCGAGACCGCGATCCGATCCGCCTCCAGCTGCATCATCGTCGTCTGGAACGATGGCGCCTATGGTGCGGAGGTGCACCTCTACGGCGAGATGGGGCTCGACCAGGAGCCGATGCTGATTCCCGAGGTGGACTTCGCGGGCGTGGCCGCAGCACTCGGTGCGACAGGAGTGCGCGTGCGCAGCCTGCGCGACCTCGACGCCCTGCGCACCTGGACGGAGGCCGGCGCCTACGGCACGATTCTGCTGGACTGCCGAGTGTCGCGCAGCGTGGTCGCCGAGTACCAGCGCGAGATTCAGCGGGTGAACGGTCTCGACGTGCCCGCCGACGCGGAGTAG
- a CDS encoding ABC transporter ATP-binding protein gives MKAPVLELDALSISTPDRTLVHDCTLTVGAGEAVGLVGESGSGKTLSVRAVAGLLPAHFRTGGAVRLLGWDIDAMPAAQLRDLRARRVGMVFQTPRAHLNPLRTIGDFLTEAQITVDGVRPEAASCRARELLDEVGITDAARRLKQFPAELSGGLLQRVMIAATLAMDPEILLADEITTALDVTTQEEVMALIGDLRRERQLSLLFITHDLALAGAVCDRVAVMQQGRIVETLQAATMRLDARADYTRVLMSAALGEAAAADERPGPGRAGGGAEHAAGVEPADAPPILSVSGLRKTFRVRRAAGGGREAFVAVDDVAFDLAAGGCLGIVGESGSGKSTTARIICGLERADAGSVTVNGDDWSRPARGRDRRARAKTVQMVFQDPYQSLDRRQTVRQCLAEAIRVHRRRAPQAEIDARIGELIEHARIDAALLDVRPRALSGGQRQRVAIARALAADPEILVLDEAVSALDITTQVEILTLLDGVRRETGVALLMITHDLTVIRRLCDSVVVMRSGRVEEAGPAAALLDAPRAEYTRMLLDSIPREGWTPRRRRLGRTSAIPTITGPLTAAPTRSISLQKDLP, from the coding sequence ATGAAGGCTCCCGTACTCGAACTCGACGCGCTCTCCATCTCGACCCCCGACCGCACGCTCGTGCACGACTGCACGCTGACGGTCGGCGCGGGCGAAGCCGTGGGGCTCGTCGGCGAATCCGGATCGGGAAAGACCCTCTCGGTTCGCGCGGTCGCCGGCCTGCTCCCCGCCCACTTCCGCACGGGAGGAGCGGTGCGGCTGCTCGGATGGGACATCGACGCGATGCCCGCCGCCCAGCTGCGCGATCTCCGAGCCCGACGCGTCGGCATGGTGTTCCAGACGCCGCGTGCGCATCTGAACCCGCTGCGCACCATCGGCGACTTCCTCACCGAGGCGCAGATCACGGTCGACGGGGTGCGCCCCGAGGCGGCCAGCTGTCGGGCGAGGGAGCTGCTCGACGAGGTCGGCATCACCGACGCCGCGCGTCGTCTCAAGCAGTTCCCCGCTGAGCTGTCGGGCGGGCTGCTGCAGCGCGTCATGATCGCCGCGACCCTGGCGATGGACCCCGAGATCCTGCTCGCCGACGAGATCACGACGGCGCTCGACGTCACCACGCAGGAGGAGGTCATGGCGCTGATCGGTGATCTGCGCCGGGAGCGGCAGCTGTCGCTGCTCTTCATCACGCACGATCTCGCGCTCGCCGGCGCCGTCTGCGATCGGGTGGCGGTGATGCAGCAGGGGCGCATCGTGGAGACGCTGCAGGCCGCCACGATGCGGCTCGATGCGCGCGCCGACTATACGCGCGTGCTCATGTCGGCCGCGCTGGGGGAGGCCGCGGCGGCGGACGAGCGCCCCGGCCCCGGTCGTGCCGGCGGCGGAGCGGAGCATGCTGCCGGCGTCGAGCCCGCAGACGCCCCGCCGATCTTGTCCGTGTCGGGCCTGCGCAAGACCTTCCGCGTGCGACGGGCGGCGGGCGGCGGCCGCGAGGCATTCGTGGCCGTCGACGATGTCGCGTTCGACCTCGCAGCGGGCGGCTGTCTCGGCATCGTCGGCGAATCGGGATCGGGCAAGTCCACGACCGCGCGCATCATCTGCGGGCTGGAGCGCGCAGACGCCGGGTCGGTGACGGTGAACGGCGACGACTGGAGCCGACCGGCGCGGGGCCGCGACCGGCGGGCGCGAGCGAAGACCGTGCAGATGGTCTTCCAGGATCCCTACCAATCGCTCGACCGGCGTCAGACCGTGCGGCAGTGCCTCGCCGAGGCGATCCGCGTGCACCGGCGACGGGCGCCGCAGGCGGAGATCGACGCCCGGATCGGCGAGCTCATCGAGCACGCGCGGATCGACGCGGCACTGCTCGACGTGCGCCCCCGCGCGCTCTCCGGCGGGCAGCGGCAGCGCGTCGCCATCGCGCGGGCACTGGCGGCCGATCCCGAGATCCTCGTGCTCGACGAGGCGGTCTCGGCGCTCGACATCACCACCCAGGTCGAGATCCTCACGCTCCTCGACGGCGTGCGCCGCGAGACCGGCGTCGCGCTCCTCATGATCACCCACGACCTGACCGTGATCCGGAGGCTCTGCGACAGCGTCGTGGTGATGCGCTCCGGCCGAGTGGAGGAGGCGGGCCCCGCCGCCGCACTGCTCGACGCCCCCCGCGCCGAGTACACGCGCATGCTGCTCGACTCCATCCCCCGCGAAGGGTGGACGCCGCGCCGCCGTAGGCTCGGTCGTACGTCGGCGATCCCGACCATCACCGGTCCGCTCACCGCGGCGCCGACCCGATCCATTTCCCTGCAGAAGGACCTTCCATGA
- a CDS encoding ABC transporter permease, protein MSVAQLAGGTTPRAVARAARKDWLFRSALAVFGIVVIAALCGAWIAPYDPSELYTGDVNGIGSLAHPFGTDDVGRDILSRVLAGARTSVLAPIAVVLLSTVLGSALAITAAWFGGATRGAIARVVDVIFAIPGLVLAVLAVAMFGKGVLAPVIALSIAYIPVVARLTQTAASRELGKPYISALRVQGVSSAAICFRHLVPALIPVIAAQVAVGFGYAMLDLAAISFLGLGEQPPAADWGSMIAGGQAGILAGAPEQALYPALCVVVTVLSVSVIGARITTWAEEKER, encoded by the coding sequence ATGAGCGTCGCACAACTCGCCGGCGGCACCACTCCGCGGGCCGTCGCGCGCGCCGCGCGCAAGGACTGGCTGTTCCGCAGCGCGCTGGCGGTCTTCGGGATCGTCGTGATCGCGGCCCTCTGCGGCGCGTGGATCGCGCCCTACGACCCGTCCGAGCTCTACACGGGCGACGTCAACGGCATCGGATCGCTCGCCCACCCCTTCGGCACCGACGACGTCGGCCGCGACATCCTGTCGCGCGTGCTGGCCGGCGCCCGCACGAGCGTGCTCGCCCCGATCGCGGTCGTGCTGCTCTCGACGGTGCTCGGTTCCGCCCTCGCCATCACCGCGGCCTGGTTCGGCGGCGCGACCCGCGGCGCCATCGCGCGGGTCGTCGACGTGATCTTCGCGATCCCGGGTCTCGTGCTCGCGGTGCTCGCCGTCGCGATGTTCGGCAAGGGCGTGCTCGCCCCGGTGATCGCGCTGTCGATCGCGTACATCCCCGTCGTCGCGCGACTGACGCAGACGGCCGCGTCGCGCGAGCTCGGCAAGCCGTACATCTCGGCGCTGCGCGTGCAGGGGGTGTCGAGTGCCGCGATCTGCTTCCGGCATCTCGTGCCCGCGCTGATCCCGGTGATCGCGGCGCAGGTGGCCGTGGGGTTCGGATACGCCATGCTCGACCTCGCGGCGATCTCGTTCCTCGGGCTCGGCGAGCAGCCGCCCGCGGCGGACTGGGGGTCGATGATCGCGGGCGGGCAGGCCGGCATCCTCGCCGGTGCGCCCGAGCAGGCGCTGTACCCCGCGCTCTGCGTCGTGGTCACCGTGCTCTCCGTGAGCGTCATCGGCGCCCGCATCACCACCTGGGCTGAGGAGAAGGAACGATGA
- a CDS encoding amidohydrolase has translation MTDFADLCIVAGRVFDGRVRTAHTAVAVRGSRIIAVADDARVLALRGPETRLIDARGGLITPGFVDAHVHAAFAGVERLSCDLSGARTAEETLALIRAAADEADTGAADPDSWITGGGWSHELFPNPTRDILDAIVADRPVAFSDAGHHTLWVNSRALELAGITRETPQPANGRIVLDAAGDPTGYLNETAAELVGRIIPPATDAEIAAGLLDAQQHLWSLGITGWHEAILGEYNGKADCTAAYRRTIAEGSLRSRTSGALWIAPGLAEADVPALVERFEGLRAENAAAGFATTTAKAMIDGVPHGGTAALLEPYCAHGGVKGGEGDAGPASSGELHFTESAVRALVQQLDAAGFALHLHIMGDRGIRVALDAVEAARIANGPGPRHHVAHLSMIHPDDAARFGPLGLTANMQALWAAPDPHVVPMIGEERMRRGYPFRTLADGGADLAMGSDWPVSPPDPWLAMHVAVNRSLPERPPPTDAADALEGADPLEGAAAGAPAGAPAGPPDVLDSGQALTLAESVAAYTSGSAALVLDAAGRIRVGERADIAVATCDPFAGPREAILATRTAVTVVGGSVVFELAP, from the coding sequence ATGACCGACTTCGCCGACCTCTGCATCGTCGCGGGGCGCGTCTTCGACGGCCGCGTACGCACCGCGCACACCGCCGTCGCCGTCCGCGGATCGCGCATCATCGCCGTCGCCGACGATGCGCGCGTGCTCGCCCTGCGCGGGCCCGAGACCCGCTTGATCGACGCTCGCGGCGGCCTCATCACCCCCGGCTTCGTCGACGCCCACGTGCACGCCGCCTTCGCAGGCGTCGAACGGCTGAGCTGCGACCTCTCGGGCGCGCGCACGGCGGAGGAGACGTTGGCACTGATCCGCGCAGCCGCAGACGAGGCCGACACGGGCGCAGCCGATCCCGATTCCTGGATCACCGGAGGCGGGTGGAGCCACGAGCTGTTCCCGAACCCGACGCGAGATATCCTCGACGCGATCGTCGCAGACCGCCCCGTCGCGTTCTCCGATGCGGGGCATCACACGCTCTGGGTGAACTCCCGCGCGCTCGAACTCGCGGGGATCACGCGCGAGACGCCGCAGCCGGCGAACGGGCGCATCGTGCTCGACGCGGCCGGCGATCCGACCGGGTACCTCAACGAGACCGCGGCCGAACTCGTCGGACGCATCATTCCTCCCGCCACGGACGCCGAGATCGCGGCGGGCCTGCTCGACGCGCAGCAGCATCTCTGGTCGCTCGGCATCACCGGCTGGCACGAAGCCATTCTCGGAGAGTACAACGGCAAGGCCGACTGCACCGCCGCGTACCGCCGCACCATCGCCGAGGGGAGCCTGCGGAGCCGCACGTCGGGAGCCCTCTGGATCGCCCCCGGGCTCGCGGAGGCCGACGTACCCGCGCTGGTCGAGCGCTTCGAAGGGCTGCGCGCCGAGAACGCCGCCGCAGGGTTCGCGACGACGACCGCGAAGGCCATGATCGACGGCGTGCCCCACGGGGGCACCGCTGCGCTGCTCGAGCCGTACTGCGCGCACGGGGGTGTCAAGGGCGGTGAGGGCGATGCCGGGCCCGCGAGCTCCGGAGAGCTGCACTTCACCGAGTCGGCCGTGCGCGCCCTCGTGCAGCAGCTCGACGCCGCGGGGTTCGCCCTGCACCTGCACATCATGGGGGATCGGGGCATCCGGGTCGCCCTCGACGCCGTCGAAGCGGCGCGCATCGCGAACGGACCCGGGCCGCGGCACCACGTCGCGCACCTGTCGATGATCCACCCCGACGATGCCGCCCGATTCGGCCCGCTCGGCCTGACCGCCAATATGCAGGCGCTGTGGGCGGCGCCCGATCCGCACGTCGTGCCGATGATCGGGGAGGAGCGCATGCGCCGCGGCTACCCGTTCCGCACGCTCGCCGACGGAGGCGCCGATCTCGCCATGGGGTCCGACTGGCCGGTCTCCCCGCCCGATCCGTGGCTCGCGATGCACGTCGCCGTCAACCGGTCGCTGCCCGAGCGGCCGCCGCCCACCGATGCGGCCGACGCTCTCGAGGGGGCCGACCCTCTCGAGGGGGCCGCGGCCGGGGCGCCGGCCGGGGCGCCGGCCGGGCCTCCGGATGTGCTCGACTCGGGGCAGGCGTTGACGCTCGCGGAGAGCGTCGCGGCGTACACGAGCGGTTCGGCGGCGCTGGTGCTCGATGCAGCGGGGCGCATCCGCGTGGGGGAGCGCGCCGACATCGCGGTCGCGACGTGCGATCCCTTCGCGGGCCCGAGGGAGGCGATTCTCGCGACCCGAACCGCCGTCACCGTGGTCGGTGGATCGGTGGTCTTCGAGCTCGCGCCCTAG
- a CDS encoding ABC transporter permease has translation MNSLLVRTLAGRLGGLLLTLFLASVVIYAALLLTPGDPIAALAGGAKPTPDLIAQIRAEYHLDDPIWSRYLQWLGGVFSGDFGRSFVYKTDVVNLVAPRFGVTLQLVLLTVVMILVAGVGSGILAATRGPRVDRAVGLLTALGMALPTFVVAILLIWIFAKTLGWFPVYGEGSGGWDRLWHLTLPALSLAVLFIAYISRVTRSSIVAQLHSEHVETARVRGIPRGRIFRVHVFRNAAPQILAISGTTVAGLFAAAAIAEQAFGLGGIGSLLTEAAARKDLPVVQLVSLLLVTIFVVLNAAADIVSAVIDPDSIDAGRAA, from the coding sequence GTGAACTCTCTGCTCGTACGCACCCTGGCGGGGCGGCTCGGCGGCCTGCTGCTGACGCTCTTCCTCGCGAGCGTCGTGATCTACGCGGCGCTGCTCCTGACGCCGGGCGATCCGATCGCCGCGCTCGCCGGCGGCGCGAAGCCGACACCCGACCTCATCGCGCAGATCCGCGCCGAGTACCACCTCGACGACCCGATCTGGTCGCGCTACCTGCAGTGGCTGGGCGGCGTGTTCTCGGGCGACTTCGGCCGATCCTTCGTCTACAAGACCGACGTCGTGAACCTGGTCGCTCCGCGATTCGGGGTGACGCTGCAGTTGGTGCTGCTCACCGTCGTCATGATTCTCGTCGCGGGGGTCGGATCGGGCATTCTGGCGGCGACGCGGGGGCCGCGCGTCGATCGGGCGGTGGGCCTCCTCACCGCGCTCGGCATGGCGCTCCCCACCTTCGTCGTCGCGATCCTGCTCATCTGGATCTTCGCCAAGACGCTGGGCTGGTTCCCCGTGTACGGCGAGGGATCGGGGGGCTGGGACCGGCTCTGGCATCTGACCCTGCCCGCGCTCTCGCTCGCGGTGCTCTTCATCGCGTACATCAGCCGCGTGACCCGCAGCTCGATCGTGGCGCAGCTGCACTCCGAGCACGTGGAGACCGCTCGCGTACGGGGCATCCCGCGCGGGCGCATCTTCCGGGTGCACGTGTTCCGCAACGCCGCCCCGCAGATCCTCGCGATCTCGGGCACGACGGTGGCGGGCCTGTTCGCCGCGGCTGCGATCGCCGAGCAGGCGTTCGGTCTCGGGGGCATCGGGTCGCTGCTCACCGAGGCGGCGGCGCGCAAGGATCTGCCCGTGGTGCAGCTCGTGTCGCTGCTGCTCGTCACGATCTTCGTGGTGCTGAACGCGGCTGCCGACATCGTGAGCGCCGTCATCGACCCCGACAGCATCGATGCAGGGAGGGCCGCATGA
- a CDS encoding IclR family transcriptional regulator: MTPASETGPTAGSQTLSRGLRALELLAEAESPMSIAALAAGLDVHRSNAYRILRTLEQHRFVVRDEAGLIRLGPKLTVLARGVAPALHTAAMPVITELAYELGMTTFVTVLDADEVVTLVTAEPSNVAATIARNPGVRHPLHRGAPGHAIESSLTRAERKAYLGDPEMSRAGSEARRKGYALSRAEVIDDVTGIAVPLRIAGEPPAAIAVVHFKVPETILEVVDALQEAAERIAQSYR; encoded by the coding sequence ATGACCCCCGCGAGCGAGACCGGCCCCACCGCCGGCTCCCAGACACTGTCCCGCGGTCTGCGCGCGCTCGAGCTGCTCGCCGAAGCCGAATCCCCGATGTCGATCGCAGCACTCGCGGCCGGGCTCGACGTGCACCGCTCCAACGCCTACCGGATCCTGCGCACCCTCGAGCAGCACCGCTTCGTGGTGCGCGACGAAGCGGGTCTCATCCGACTCGGACCGAAGCTGACGGTGCTCGCCCGCGGCGTCGCCCCGGCGCTCCACACCGCCGCCATGCCGGTGATCACCGAGCTCGCGTACGAACTCGGCATGACCACGTTCGTCACCGTGCTCGACGCCGACGAGGTGGTCACGCTGGTGACGGCCGAGCCGTCGAACGTCGCCGCGACCATCGCCCGCAACCCCGGAGTGCGGCATCCGTTGCACCGCGGCGCGCCGGGACACGCCATCGAGTCGTCGCTCACCCGCGCCGAGCGGAAGGCCTACCTCGGCGACCCCGAGATGAGCCGCGCCGGCAGTGAGGCGCGCCGGAAGGGGTACGCCCTCAGCAGGGCCGAGGTCATCGACGACGTCACCGGCATCGCGGTGCCGCTGCGGATCGCGGGCGAGCCGCCCGCGGCGATCGCCGTCGTGCACTTCAAAGTGCCCGAAACCATTCTGGAAGTCGTCGATGCGCTGCAGGAGGCGGCTGAGCGCATCGCGCAGAGCTACCGGTAG
- a CDS encoding FAD-dependent monooxygenase: MQFHHHGYVSTDPRILPAAGVGIDRPSDLPEQIDVLIVGSGPAGIVTAAQLAQFPNVVTRVVERREGRLVLGQADGIQARSVETFQAFGFARQITEEAYQITETDFWSPDPENPAEIVRSSVTPDDPKGISEFPHLIVNQARVIDYFAEYARRAPARGDIDYGYEFVDLEVTGEGEYPVTVTLRKISGFTGAGINAAKVNDDEGEAVTVRAKYVVGADGARSSVRRSIGGSLAGSSSLHAWGVMDVLAVTDFPDYRKKCIIHSAAGSILHIPREGSHLVRIYVDLGETDEHDAGQVRGTSLDEIIARANAILHPYTLDVRDVPWHSVYEVAHRLTDRFDDAATSPDGKGRVFLMGDACHTHSAKAGQGMNVSMQDGWNLGWKLGYVLEGRSPESLLKTYSDERWLTSKNLIDFDHQWSTLMAKKPEEFSSPDEVAEFYVQTAEFPAGFMTQYTNPMLIGTDAHQELASGFTLGKRFKSVLTTRVTDAVDVHLGHHHRADGRFRIYAFADADGARLDAWARWMLEDAESPLARFTPSGADIDAVFDVKAVFQQHHHDVDIARVSRLFLPASGPFGLTDYEKIYAAHPSDDIFAARGISREGAVVVVRPDQYVSAIFPLTATSELGAYLSGIFLPQP, encoded by the coding sequence GTGCAGTTCCATCACCACGGGTACGTCTCGACCGATCCACGCATCCTCCCGGCAGCGGGTGTGGGCATCGACCGGCCGTCAGACCTGCCCGAACAGATCGACGTGCTGATCGTCGGCTCCGGGCCCGCCGGCATCGTCACCGCCGCGCAGCTCGCGCAGTTCCCGAACGTCGTGACCCGCGTCGTCGAGCGCCGTGAGGGGCGACTGGTGCTCGGGCAGGCCGACGGCATCCAGGCCCGCAGCGTGGAGACCTTCCAGGCGTTCGGCTTCGCCCGGCAGATCACGGAGGAGGCCTACCAGATCACGGAGACCGACTTCTGGAGCCCCGATCCCGAGAACCCGGCCGAGATCGTGCGCAGCTCCGTCACTCCCGACGATCCGAAGGGCATCAGCGAGTTCCCGCACCTGATCGTGAACCAGGCCCGCGTCATCGACTACTTCGCCGAGTACGCCCGACGCGCCCCGGCTCGCGGTGACATCGACTACGGCTACGAGTTCGTCGACCTGGAGGTGACCGGCGAGGGGGAGTACCCGGTGACGGTTACGCTCCGCAAGATCTCGGGGTTCACGGGCGCCGGCATCAACGCGGCGAAGGTGAACGACGACGAGGGCGAAGCGGTGACCGTGCGCGCCAAGTACGTGGTCGGCGCGGACGGCGCACGGTCCTCGGTGCGCCGCTCGATCGGCGGATCGCTCGCGGGGTCGTCGTCGCTGCATGCGTGGGGCGTGATGGACGTGCTCGCCGTCACCGACTTCCCCGACTACCGCAAGAAGTGCATCATCCACTCGGCGGCCGGCAGCATCCTGCACATCCCGCGCGAGGGCAGCCACCTCGTGCGCATCTACGTCGATCTCGGGGAGACCGACGAGCACGATGCGGGGCAGGTGCGCGGCACCTCGCTCGACGAGATCATCGCCCGGGCGAACGCGATCCTCCACCCGTACACGCTCGACGTGCGCGATGTGCCCTGGCACAGCGTGTACGAGGTGGCGCATCGCCTCACCGACCGGTTCGACGACGCGGCGACCTCGCCCGACGGCAAGGGCCGCGTCTTCCTGATGGGCGACGCCTGCCACACGCACAGCGCGAAGGCGGGGCAGGGCATGAACGTGTCGATGCAGGACGGGTGGAATCTCGGCTGGAAGCTCGGGTACGTGCTCGAGGGGCGCAGCCCGGAGTCGCTGCTCAAGACCTACTCCGACGAGCGCTGGCTGACGTCGAAGAACCTCATCGACTTCGACCACCAGTGGTCGACGCTGATGGCGAAGAAGCCCGAGGAGTTCTCCTCGCCCGACGAAGTGGCGGAGTTCTACGTGCAGACCGCCGAGTTCCCGGCCGGCTTCATGACGCAGTACACCAATCCCATGCTCATCGGCACGGACGCGCATCAGGAGCTCGCGAGCGGGTTCACGCTCGGCAAGCGCTTCAAGTCGGTGCTGACGACGCGGGTGACGGATGCGGTGGACGTGCACCTCGGCCACCATCACCGCGCCGACGGGCGCTTCCGCATCTACGCGTTCGCCGACGCCGACGGCGCGCGCCTCGACGCGTGGGCGCGGTGGATGCTGGAGGACGCGGAGTCGCCGCTCGCCCGCTTCACCCCGTCGGGCGCAGACATCGACGCCGTGTTCGACGTGAAGGCCGTGTTCCAGCAGCACCACCACGATGTCGATATCGCGCGGGTCTCCCGGTTGTTCCTGCCCGCCTCCGGCCCGTTCGGGCTCACGGACTACGAGAAGATCTACGCGGCGCATCCGAGCGACGACATCTTCGCGGCGCGCGGCATCAGCCGCGAGGGCGCCGTGGTGGTCGTGCGGCCCGACCAGTACGTCTCCGCGATCTTCCCGTTGACGGCGACGAGCGAGCTCGGAGCGTACCTGAGCGGTATATTCCTGCCTCAGCCCTGA